The DNA sequence ACGCAGCAGCACTGAATCCTCGGCGATGACCACCCGCACCCTGTCTTCCACGACTTTGCCGCTCCCGCGTCCACTCATGCCCCGTGTTCCCTGACTCAGCCAAGCATCCCAGTCTTGAGCCCGGATACAGTCGGAGCGCGATCAACGCGTACCCCCGGACCGGCTGTTTTCGGCCCTGGGAGGCCCTCTGCGCCACCCACTCCCCAAAGTCAGGGCTTTGGCCCCCGCTCCCGACGGGCCGAAGGGCACCTGGTGGGACGGACGGGGGACGGACGGGGGACGGACGCGGGGCGAGGGACGGCACGCACCCGCACGGACACCCCCTGCGGGGCATCCGTGCGGGTGACTCTTACCGGCTTCTTCGCGCAGTGGCCTCGGACCCGCGGAGGGGGCCTCAGACGGCTCGCCAGGGGAGTTCGGCGGTGACGGTCGTGCCGCCACCGGCGGGGGAGTCCACGACGAGCAGCCCGTCCACGGCGTCGAGCCGCTCGGCCAGCCCCGCCAGTCCCGAACCGGCCACGGCGTCGGCCCCGCCGACACCGTCGTCGGCGACCTGGATGAGCAGCCGCTCGCCGGACTTCCACACGTCGACCCCGGCCGTACGGGCCCCCGCGTGCTTGCTGACGTTCTGCAACAGCTCCGACACCGTGAAGTACGCGATCCCCTCGATCGCCGCCGCCGGCCGAGAGGGCAGCTCCACGGCCACCCGTACCGGCACCGCGCACCGCGAGGCCACCGAGGACAGGGCCGCGTCCAGCCCCCGGTCGGTCAGCACCGCGGGGTGGATCCCGCGGGCCAGGTCCCGCAGCTCCTGGAGGGCGATCTTCACCTCTCCGTGCGCCTCGTCCACCATGCGGGCGGCGACCCGCGGGTCCTCCGTCAGCTTCTCCTTCGCCAGCCCCAGGTCCATGGCCAGCGCCACCAGCCGGGCCTGCGCCCCGTCGTGCAGATCGCGCTCGATGCGCCGCAGATCGGCCGCGGCGGTGTCCACCATGACTCCGCGGTCGGACTCCAGCTCGCTGACCCGGTGCGCGAGCCGCGACGGCCCGAGCAGTCCG is a window from the Streptomyces sp. NBC_01244 genome containing:
- a CDS encoding sensor histidine kinase; translation: MGSGAHSGSGIGRVVRAPFEGRTWREFGYLMLGLPLSTLYFSLAITGVSLGAGLLVTFLGVPVLAGVLAMCRGFGRVERARVRGMLGHDVAEPAPIRAEKGGAIARMGALLKSGSAWRHVLYSVIHFPWAVFAFCVALTFWAYGWAMLLYPLWFWVFPAFTDQPGLQVFQNDDYSFYLDSPLAIAATCATGLALTLATPWVVRALTTVDRVLVCGLLGPSRLAHRVSELESDRGVMVDTAAADLRRIERDLHDGAQARLVALAMDLGLAKEKLTEDPRVAARMVDEAHGEVKIALQELRDLARGIHPAVLTDRGLDAALSSVASRCAVPVRVAVELPSRPAAAIEGIAYFTVSELLQNVSKHAGARTAGVDVWKSGERLLIQVADDGVGGADAVAGSGLAGLAERLDAVDGLLVVDSPAGGGTTVTAELPWRAV